Proteins from a genomic interval of Collinsella sp. zg1085:
- a CDS encoding methionine ABC transporter ATP-binding protein → MISIQHLSKRYEHAAKAASSSVAALSDINLTIGDGERFGIIGMSGAGKSTLVRTINLLERPSSGTIEFDGQDVTHLRGSALRAYRRRVAMIFQNFGLLAQKTAVENVCFPFLAANGTVTDENRHRALELLDRVGLADKASSYPSQLSGGQQQRVAIARALACKPEVILCDEATSALDPKSTNTILKLLRDINEETGVTLVAITHAMDVVQKICTQVAVLEAGHVVEQGSVEQVFAQPQAEATRVLLGKVDWDA, encoded by the coding sequence GTGATTAGTATCCAACATCTTTCAAAGCGCTACGAGCATGCCGCCAAGGCAGCTTCGTCCTCGGTTGCTGCGCTCAGCGATATTAACCTTACTATTGGTGATGGTGAGCGTTTTGGCATCATCGGAATGAGCGGCGCAGGCAAGTCTACGCTCGTGCGTACCATCAATTTGCTTGAGCGTCCTAGCTCGGGCACCATTGAATTTGATGGGCAAGATGTAACTCATCTGAGAGGGTCAGCGCTGCGTGCGTATCGTCGCCGCGTGGCTATGATTTTTCAGAACTTTGGTTTACTAGCACAAAAGACTGCTGTCGAAAACGTATGCTTCCCCTTTCTCGCAGCAAATGGAACAGTGACCGATGAAAACCGTCATCGTGCGCTTGAGTTGCTTGACCGTGTAGGTCTTGCTGATAAGGCATCGTCGTATCCTAGCCAGCTTTCTGGTGGTCAGCAGCAGCGAGTAGCTATTGCTCGCGCGCTTGCCTGCAAGCCCGAGGTTATTCTTTGTGATGAGGCTACCTCAGCACTTGACCCTAAGAGCACCAATACAATTCTCAAATTGCTGCGCGACATCAACGAAGAGACTGGTGTAACGCTGGTTGCTATTACGCATGCGATGGATGTTGTTCAAAAGATTTGCACTCAGGTAGCCGTTCTTGAAGCTGGTCACGTTGTTGAGCAGGGGTCGGTTGAGCAGGTGTTTGCTCAACCGCAGGCTGAGGCAACACGCGTCTTGCTTGGAAAGGTGGACTGGGATGCCTGA
- a CDS encoding methionine ABC transporter permease produces the protein MPDFAALIDEFGTLLLQGTLDTLIMVFVSTAIAYLLGIVIGVVLHLSAPGGLSPQPVIYAVLGWLVNIGRSLPFIILMVALIPTTSLLVGTSTGIVGVIPPLVVSTAPFVGRMVEQSLAEVSHDVVEAAEACGASIPRIVFSALLPEALPSIVRGVAVTLIAVLGYTAIAGALGAGGLGDIAIRYGYYRYQNDVMIITIVLLVVLVQLIQSICNLVARKVDHR, from the coding sequence ATGCCTGATTTTGCTGCGCTTATCGACGAATTTGGCACCTTGCTGTTACAGGGTACGCTTGATACCTTAATCATGGTCTTTGTTTCAACTGCTATTGCTTATTTGTTGGGCATTGTCATTGGGGTAGTGCTGCACTTGAGTGCACCTGGTGGGCTTAGTCCGCAGCCTGTGATTTATGCTGTGCTTGGCTGGTTGGTAAACATCGGACGCTCTCTGCCTTTTATCATCCTCATGGTGGCATTGATTCCTACAACCTCACTGTTGGTGGGCACCTCAACTGGAATTGTGGGTGTTATTCCTCCACTTGTGGTATCAACAGCACCGTTTGTAGGACGCATGGTTGAGCAGTCTCTTGCTGAGGTGTCGCACGATGTGGTAGAGGCTGCTGAGGCCTGTGGCGCGTCAATTCCGCGCATCGTGTTCTCGGCACTCTTGCCCGAGGCTTTGCCCTCCATTGTTCGCGGTGTAGCAGTTACGCTCATTGCGGTGCTTGGATATACCGCGATTGCAGGTGCGCTTGGTGCCGGTGGTTTGGGCGATATTGCTATTCGTTATGGGTATTATCGCTATCAAAACGATGTCATGATTATCACAATTGTGCTGCTTGTCGTACTCGTTCAGCTCATTCAGAGCATTTGTAATCTGGTCGCTCGAAAGGTTGACCATCGCTAA
- a CDS encoding MetQ/NlpA family ABC transporter substrate-binding protein, with protein MSQIHTSVSRRGFVKAAFAGLGVLAAGGLAACSNGGAAKTAAGSAASESTKLTVAASPSPHAEILTKFAADKLKAEGIELVVKEYTDYIQPNKDTTSGAVDANYFQHVNYLNNYNKENKTDLVSAGIIHYEPMAIYAGKSKDLKAIADGAVFAVPNDPTNEGRALLLLQDQGLIKLKDAKNLEATPNDIAENPHNISFQEVEAAAVPRTLESVDFAVINGNYAIEAGYHVKDALAHEAAGSTAVEQYGNIICTAADKKDDKAVRALVKVLQSDDFKAYLKENFGEDVLPGF; from the coding sequence ATGTCTCAGATTCACACTTCTGTTTCTCGTCGTGGTTTTGTTAAGGCTGCCTTTGCTGGCCTTGGCGTGCTTGCTGCTGGTGGTCTTGCTGCATGCAGCAATGGTGGTGCTGCAAAAACTGCTGCCGGCTCAGCTGCTTCAGAGTCCACTAAATTGACCGTCGCTGCAAGCCCATCTCCGCATGCTGAGATTCTTACCAAGTTTGCTGCTGATAAGCTTAAAGCCGAAGGTATTGAGCTGGTGGTGAAAGAGTACACCGACTACATCCAGCCCAACAAAGATACAACGTCGGGCGCGGTAGATGCTAACTACTTCCAGCACGTTAACTATCTCAATAACTACAACAAAGAGAATAAAACCGACCTGGTAAGCGCTGGCATTATTCACTATGAGCCCATGGCCATCTATGCAGGCAAATCAAAGGATTTGAAGGCAATTGCTGATGGAGCTGTGTTTGCAGTTCCTAACGACCCCACCAACGAAGGCCGTGCGCTGTTACTATTGCAAGACCAAGGACTTATTAAGCTGAAAGACGCAAAGAATCTTGAGGCTACTCCTAACGATATTGCAGAGAACCCGCACAACATTAGCTTCCAAGAGGTTGAAGCAGCTGCTGTTCCGCGTACGCTGGAGTCGGTTGATTTTGCTGTTATCAATGGTAACTATGCTATTGAGGCAGGTTATCACGTCAAGGACGCGCTTGCTCATGAGGCAGCCGGTTCTACCGCTGTTGAGCAGTATGGCAATATTATCTGCACCGCTGCCGATAAGAAGGACGACAAGGCGGTTCGTGCGCTTGTAAAGGTTTTGCAATCCGACGACTTTAAGGCCTATCTGAAAGAGAATTTTGGCGAGGACGTATTGCCTGGCTTTTAA
- a CDS encoding immune inhibitor A domain-containing protein, giving the protein MKQSFDAWHTNLFKRWGIHAACSAALVGASLFGALTPALAKPANPEPVAITQPDGARFTMHMHGDEKFHYSLNNDGAVVLKDEQDSTWRQVIIKDGKVQFGSRADSKKDAHVLTSDDLSSTAMREGLYALAGKTYSKDMLHSIPAPLSLDALRKSQSGSVFRDMDSSPAGDTTETTLPLLVIVVGYDDEPYRNDYDWHNIIFGQEYSVSALYKQSSNGKFTWKPAKEDSALNVRGNTNTADKVNDGIYHIKLNSNYVTEDNGAPYVDNLRNILNKVAEDLDFSQYDKNGDGFVSDRELGLGIIFAGYEAATGIVPQGHHGMWSHQWTLKEAMHSNTPHQVMTPAGTKVGLDRYVIMSETEAQSNGREYQSGIGGIGHELGHFLGLPDLYDARSNNAGEGAYADYTTGALSIMDGGSWGLTKNGEYRPTFFDPYCRYWLGYIDPEEITDDGIFTATSQMSTAGYKAYKINLNEHEYYMVENRQYESFDEGMWFYYGQGTAGRMGANGQWVNTYSFSNPTGGIVAWHVDNDIATRFALPLNTVNAKDHRQGIMEAYYEVPSIDDGRPLLRLPFMNASTNQTLNNALLPVMAYNGKDTPAERTDTGIRLSTTDEGDKSMTFKVDFPAELTDAVLSAQETEYDAGETVALPSAGGAINLSVGSRGTGVSNETVTAQVYKGDEQVTDTWAHAALTRGSDGNYTGTLTVPANTGTDALAYTVRFKLNDTEVSKLTTPVNVAGVPVFVRADLFEGTSSTPAENKSLSLPYTAGKVRVVVSASNVDARQLTAQAYLNGEAVTDAWARASLSASESTAAGRPALRAARAANDAASSSYVAEFTVPENTTASELTYTIRVAHDGTEVEALRSTVRVAARPQPDTTNTEETGSGSNAGSTGSGSNAGATGPGSNAGTTGSGSNTGTSGSSSGVESTGSGSGTGSMGSSSPMGSGGSGSSTEGVEPNSGSGVNTPKSEVPVTPQKEPSSKAEHNPQPRKDKRPGKKAGTHKDLPRTGDVAVAVSLISAALGSTVLAARSLTQRKRR; this is encoded by the coding sequence ATGAAGCAATCCTTTGATGCATGGCATACTAACCTATTCAAACGATGGGGTATCCATGCGGCATGTAGTGCAGCGCTTGTTGGTGCAAGCCTATTTGGCGCTCTCACGCCAGCGCTTGCAAAACCAGCTAATCCTGAGCCGGTTGCCATAACGCAACCCGATGGAGCACGCTTCACCATGCACATGCACGGTGACGAAAAGTTTCACTATTCTCTTAATAATGATGGTGCAGTTGTTCTGAAAGATGAGCAAGATAGCACATGGCGGCAGGTCATTATTAAGGACGGTAAAGTTCAGTTTGGCTCACGTGCCGATAGCAAAAAAGATGCTCATGTGCTTACCAGCGATGATTTATCAAGCACCGCAATGCGTGAGGGTCTCTATGCTCTTGCTGGAAAGACCTACAGCAAAGACATGCTCCACTCTATCCCGGCACCGCTTAGCCTTGACGCGCTTAGAAAGTCGCAATCAGGTAGCGTGTTTCGTGATATGGATAGCTCACCTGCTGGTGATACCACCGAAACAACGCTTCCTTTATTAGTAATTGTGGTTGGGTATGACGACGAGCCCTACCGTAATGACTATGACTGGCACAACATTATCTTTGGGCAAGAGTACAGCGTCAGCGCCCTCTATAAGCAGTCGTCAAACGGCAAATTCACTTGGAAGCCCGCAAAAGAAGATAGTGCGCTCAATGTTCGTGGGAACACCAATACCGCCGATAAAGTTAACGATGGTATTTATCACATCAAGCTCAATTCAAATTATGTAACCGAGGATAATGGCGCCCCATATGTTGATAACCTGCGCAATATCCTAAACAAAGTTGCCGAAGATTTAGACTTTAGCCAATATGACAAAAATGGTGACGGCTTTGTTTCTGACCGTGAGCTGGGCTTAGGCATTATTTTTGCCGGCTACGAAGCAGCCACGGGCATTGTCCCACAAGGTCACCATGGCATGTGGTCGCATCAGTGGACGCTTAAAGAGGCCATGCACTCGAATACCCCCCACCAGGTTATGACTCCTGCAGGCACTAAGGTTGGGCTCGACCGCTATGTCATCATGAGTGAGACCGAAGCGCAGTCTAATGGACGTGAATATCAAAGTGGCATTGGCGGCATTGGTCACGAGCTAGGGCACTTCCTTGGCCTTCCTGACCTATATGATGCGCGTTCGAATAATGCTGGTGAAGGCGCTTACGCAGATTACACCACAGGTGCGCTCTCTATTATGGATGGTGGCTCATGGGGCCTCACTAAAAACGGCGAGTATCGTCCTACCTTCTTTGACCCCTATTGTCGCTACTGGCTTGGCTACATTGATCCTGAAGAGATTACTGACGATGGCATCTTTACCGCGACATCGCAAATGAGCACCGCTGGTTATAAGGCCTATAAGATTAACCTCAACGAGCATGAATACTATATGGTAGAAAACCGTCAGTATGAATCGTTTGACGAAGGCATGTGGTTCTACTATGGCCAAGGCACCGCAGGACGTATGGGAGCCAATGGTCAGTGGGTTAACACCTATAGCTTTAGCAATCCTACGGGCGGCATTGTTGCATGGCATGTAGATAATGATATTGCGACGCGCTTTGCGCTTCCTTTGAACACGGTTAATGCTAAAGACCATCGCCAGGGCATTATGGAGGCCTACTACGAGGTACCAAGCATTGATGATGGTCGCCCCTTGCTGCGTTTGCCCTTTATGAATGCCTCAACCAACCAAACCCTTAATAATGCGCTTTTGCCAGTTATGGCCTATAACGGAAAAGACACCCCAGCTGAGCGCACCGACACGGGTATTCGCTTAAGCACAACAGATGAAGGCGATAAGTCAATGACCTTCAAGGTTGACTTCCCCGCTGAGCTTACTGACGCAGTGTTAAGCGCACAAGAAACCGAATATGATGCTGGTGAAACCGTGGCGCTTCCATCAGCCGGCGGTGCTATCAATCTCAGTGTTGGTTCTCGTGGTACTGGCGTGAGCAACGAGACGGTAACAGCACAGGTTTATAAGGGTGACGAGCAAGTTACCGACACTTGGGCACATGCCGCACTCACACGTGGCTCTGATGGAAACTACACAGGAACTCTCACGGTTCCAGCCAATACGGGCACTGATGCGCTTGCCTATACCGTGCGCTTTAAGCTCAACGATACCGAAGTTTCAAAACTTACAACCCCAGTTAATGTTGCAGGCGTTCCGGTCTTTGTTCGTGCGGACCTTTTTGAGGGTACAAGTTCAACCCCTGCAGAAAACAAGAGCTTAAGCCTCCCCTACACCGCTGGTAAGGTGCGCGTAGTGGTGAGCGCAAGCAATGTTGACGCACGTCAATTAACAGCGCAAGCCTATCTCAACGGGGAAGCCGTGACAGACGCTTGGGCACGCGCAAGCTTGAGTGCTTCTGAAAGCACTGCTGCTGGACGCCCTGCCTTGCGCGCTGCACGCGCTGCAAATGATGCTGCTTCAAGCTCCTATGTTGCTGAGTTTACGGTGCCTGAAAACACTACAGCAAGTGAGCTCACCTATACGATTCGTGTTGCGCATGACGGCACTGAGGTTGAGGCTCTTCGTTCTACTGTTCGTGTTGCCGCAAGACCTCAGCCAGACACCACAAATACAGAAGAAACAGGTTCTGGGTCTAATGCAGGTTCAACAGGCTCTGGGTCGAATGCGGGGGCTACTGGTCCAGGCTCTAATGCAGGAACAACCGGCTCTGGGTCGAATACAGGAACTAGTGGTTCTAGCTCGGGTGTAGAATCAACCGGTTCTGGCTCAGGCACTGGGTCAATGGGCTCCAGCTCACCTATGGGTTCCGGCGGCTCTGGTTCAAGCACTGAAGGAGTTGAGCCAAATTCTGGTTCAGGGGTGAATACTCCAAAATCAGAAGTACCGGTAACTCCTCAGAAAGAGCCATCAAGCAAAGCTGAGCACAACCCTCAACCGCGCAAGGATAAGCGTCCCGGTAAAAAAGCAGGTACCCATAAAGACCTGCCGAGGACAGGAGATGTTGCCGTGGCTGTTTCACTCATAAGTGCTGCTCTTGGCTCTACTGTGCTTGCTGCCCGTTCTCTCACTCAGCGCAAGCGTCGCTAG
- the rplE gene encoding 50S ribosomal protein L5, whose protein sequence is MAEEKYIPRLKTKYRNEVKQAMQEKFGYKNVMQIPGLEKIVVNMGVGEAATDSKAIDGAVRDLRTITGQQPMVTRARKSIASFRLRAGMPIGAKVTLRGDRMWEFFDRLTSIAIPRIRDFRGISPKSFDGRGNFSMGVTEQLIFPEVDFDSVDHTRGMDITIVTTANTDEEAKALLDFFGFPFKK, encoded by the coding sequence ATGGCAGAAGAGAAGTATATTCCGCGTCTTAAGACCAAGTACCGCAACGAGGTCAAGCAGGCTATGCAGGAAAAGTTTGGCTATAAAAACGTCATGCAGATTCCTGGCCTTGAGAAGATTGTCGTTAACATGGGTGTTGGCGAGGCTGCAACCGATTCTAAGGCAATTGATGGCGCTGTTCGCGACTTGAGAACCATTACCGGCCAACAGCCAATGGTAACCCGCGCTCGTAAGTCTATTGCATCGTTTCGTCTGCGTGCTGGCATGCCCATTGGCGCTAAGGTAACGTTGCGTGGCGACCGCATGTGGGAGTTCTTCGACCGTCTCACCTCAATTGCTATTCCTCGTATCCGTGACTTCCGCGGCATCTCTCCCAAGAGCTTTGATGGGCGCGGTAATTTTTCCATGGGTGTAACCGAGCAGCTCATCTTCCCTGAGGTTGACTTTGACTCCGTTGACCACACCCGTGGTATGGACATCACCATTGTTACTACTGCTAACACCGACGAAGAGGCCAAGGCTTTGCTTGACTTCTTTGGTTTCCCATTTAAGAAATAA
- a CDS encoding type Z 30S ribosomal protein S14: protein MAKTSMIVKCSREPKFSTRKYSRCQRCGRPHSVYRKFGLCRVCFRELALKGELPGIKKASW, encoded by the coding sequence GTGGCTAAGACATCGATGATCGTCAAGTGCTCTCGTGAGCCGAAGTTCTCGACCCGTAAGTATTCACGCTGCCAGCGTTGTGGTCGCCCGCATTCGGTATATCGCAAGTTCGGCCTGTGCCGTGTTTGCTTCCGCGAGTTGGCACTTAAGGGCGAGCTTCCCGGCATCAAAAAGGCCAGCTGGTAA
- the rpsH gene encoding 30S ribosomal protein S8, protein MNLTDPIADMLTRIRNGNSANKAEVSMPSSKKLVEIARVIYEEGYIESYTVEDTAPSKTLHITLKYGPKKSKVINGIKRISKPGLRKYAGARDLPRVRGGLGTAIVSTSQGVMADRDARRKGIGGEVVAFVW, encoded by the coding sequence ATGAATCTCACAGACCCGATCGCGGACATGCTCACCCGCATCCGCAACGGTAACTCTGCGAACAAGGCCGAGGTCTCGATGCCGAGCAGCAAAAAGCTCGTCGAGATTGCTCGCGTCATCTATGAGGAGGGCTACATTGAGAGCTATACGGTAGAAGATACCGCGCCCTCTAAGACCCTTCACATTACGTTGAAGTACGGACCTAAAAAGTCAAAGGTCATCAATGGTATCAAGCGCATTTCGAAGCCTGGTTTGCGCAAATATGCCGGCGCACGTGACCTGCCGCGCGTTCGCGGTGGCTTGGGTACCGCTATTGTTTCTACCAGTCAGGGCGTAATGGCCGACCGCGATGCTCGTCGCAAGGGCATTGGCGGCGAGGTTGTCGCCTTCGTTTGGTAA
- the rplF gene encoding 50S ribosomal protein L6, which translates to MSRIGKKPVQIPAGVDVTVDGNKVIVKGPKGTLEQDIYEKLTISIEGNELTVARPDDERESRARHGLTRALIYNMVVGVSEGYTKGLELAGVGYRVQLKGTNLELSLGYSHPVVMEQPEGITFEVPDNTHINVKGINKQQVGQIAAEIRGKRPPEPYKGKGIHYVGEHIRRKLGKAAK; encoded by the coding sequence GTGTCTCGTATCGGTAAGAAGCCTGTCCAGATTCCCGCCGGAGTCGATGTGACAGTTGATGGCAATAAGGTCATCGTCAAGGGGCCAAAGGGTACTCTTGAGCAGGATATTTATGAGAAACTCACCATTTCTATTGAGGGCAATGAGCTTACCGTTGCTCGTCCCGATGATGAGCGTGAGTCCCGTGCTCGTCATGGTTTAACCCGTGCCCTTATCTACAACATGGTAGTAGGTGTATCAGAGGGTTATACCAAGGGTTTAGAGCTTGCTGGTGTTGGTTACCGTGTTCAGCTCAAAGGTACAAACCTCGAGCTTTCTTTGGGCTATTCGCATCCAGTAGTTATGGAGCAGCCTGAGGGCATTACCTTTGAGGTGCCTGATAACACCCACATCAATGTTAAGGGTATTAACAAGCAGCAGGTTGGTCAGATTGCCGCCGAGATTCGTGGCAAGCGTCCGCCTGAGCCGTACAAGGGCAAAGGTATTCACTACGTTGGCGAGCATATCCGTCGTAAGCTGGGTAAGGCTGCTAAGTAG
- the rplR gene encoding 50S ribosomal protein L18: MNKQKAKQAGLKHRQRRVRSKIFGTAERPRLRVVRSNANIYAMIVDDTTHRTLVSASTLEAELKGEKTGNKEAAHKVGELVGKRAVEAGIKAVKFDRGGRIYHGRVQALAEGARAAGLEF, encoded by the coding sequence ATGAACAAGCAAAAGGCGAAGCAGGCAGGTCTTAAGCACCGCCAGCGTCGCGTTCGCAGCAAGATCTTTGGTACGGCTGAGCGTCCGCGTCTGCGTGTTGTGCGCTCAAATGCCAACATCTATGCCATGATTGTTGACGACACTACGCATCGCACTCTTGTATCAGCATCAACACTTGAGGCTGAGCTTAAGGGCGAGAAGACAGGCAATAAAGAGGCTGCTCACAAGGTAGGCGAGCTTGTTGGTAAGCGCGCCGTTGAGGCAGGCATCAAGGCTGTCAAATTTGATCGTGGTGGCCGTATTTATCACGGTCGTGTGCAGGCTCTCGCTGAGGGTGCCCGCGCCGCCGGTCTCGAGTTCTAG
- the rpsE gene encoding 30S ribosomal protein S5, with protein MARNQRQQREASEFEERLVFVNRVAKTVKGGRRMSLVAFVVVGDGKGNVGLGMGKSAEVPTAISKASIDAKKNMFHVPVTEAGTLPHEVLGEFGAARILIKPAVEGTGVIAGGAVRPLFELAGIKNVLSKSLGSDNGLNIIKAAAEGLKQLSSPEDVAERRGLTVGEMFVGKE; from the coding sequence ATGGCTCGTAATCAACGTCAGCAGCGCGAGGCCTCCGAGTTCGAGGAGCGCCTTGTATTTGTCAACCGTGTAGCCAAGACGGTTAAGGGTGGTCGCCGCATGTCGCTGGTCGCCTTTGTCGTTGTTGGTGACGGTAAGGGCAACGTGGGTCTTGGTATGGGTAAGTCCGCCGAGGTTCCCACAGCCATTTCTAAGGCCAGCATTGACGCTAAGAAGAACATGTTCCATGTACCAGTAACTGAGGCAGGAACGCTGCCACATGAGGTACTTGGCGAGTTTGGTGCTGCCCGTATTCTTATTAAGCCTGCTGTTGAGGGTACCGGCGTTATTGCTGGTGGTGCTGTGCGCCCCCTCTTCGAGCTTGCTGGCATCAAGAACGTTTTGTCTAAGTCACTGGGTTCCGACAACGGCCTGAACATCATCAAGGCCGCTGCTGAGGGTCTCAAGCAGCTGTCAAGCCCCGAGGACGTCGCTGAGCGTCGCGGTCTCACCGTTGGCGAGATGTTCGTCGGTAAGGAGTAG
- the rpmD gene encoding 50S ribosomal protein L30, whose product MAKTITIKQIRSTNGCKKDQVLTVRALGLHRINDTREIADNDGVRGMIFKVKHLVEIVEE is encoded by the coding sequence ATGGCTAAGACCATCACTATTAAGCAGATTCGCAGCACAAATGGCTGCAAAAAGGACCAGGTTCTAACGGTGCGTGCTCTCGGGCTTCATCGCATCAATGATACGCGCGAGATTGCCGATAACGATGGCGTCCGCGGCATGATCTTCAAGGTCAAGCACCTTGTCGAGATTGTAGAGGAGTAA
- the rplO gene encoding 50S ribosomal protein L15 has product MQLHDLQPNAGSNKSRKRVGRGNSSGSGTYAGRGLNGQGSRAGGTKGSSFEGGQTPLSMRLPKLPGFRSPRRIEFTPINVSELEARFEAGTVVDGEALKAARLVKCADEPVKVLGMGELTKQLTVKVDKVSASAQAKIEAAGGKVELPC; this is encoded by the coding sequence ATGCAGCTTCATGATCTTCAGCCAAACGCTGGCTCCAACAAGAGCCGTAAGCGTGTTGGTCGCGGTAATTCTTCTGGTAGCGGTACCTATGCTGGTCGCGGCCTGAACGGTCAGGGTTCACGTGCCGGCGGAACCAAGGGCTCATCATTTGAGGGTGGACAAACTCCGCTCTCAATGCGTCTGCCAAAACTTCCGGGTTTCCGCAGCCCTCGTCGTATTGAGTTTACGCCCATTAATGTTTCTGAGCTTGAGGCTCGTTTTGAGGCTGGAACCGTTGTTGACGGTGAGGCGCTCAAAGCAGCTCGCTTGGTTAAGTGTGCCGATGAGCCGGTAAAGGTTTTAGGCATGGGTGAGCTCACTAAGCAGCTTACGGTTAAGGTCGATAAGGTCTCGGCATCTGCTCAGGCTAAGATCGAGGCCGCAGGCGGGAAGGTTGAACTCCCGTGCTAA
- the secY gene encoding preprotein translocase subunit SecY — MLTGLKNTFRIKELRGKILFTVAMLLLYRIGAHLPVPGIPFQGMLGLSLNSGNSIAGGAMALLNLFSGGALSYVSVFSLGIMPYITSSIIMQLFQGIIPSLHELSREGEVGQTKITQYSRYLTLGLGVLNAIGYLFLFKSFGISFTGAGAPEWIFDVMVVGTLVGGAMLIMWIGELITQHGIGNGMSLIIFANIMAGLPKAIFRSSSGSTTDMVLTAVIFVVILCVIPLIVYLERGQRRIPVQYAKRVVGRRIMGGQSTYLPIKVNTAGVVPIIFASALLYFPAQIAVFFPNVAWVQAFANTLSTGWVNWLLNVLMIVFFAYFYTSMVFNPDDTADNLKKQGGFIPGVRPGKATALYIKNALNKITLPSAIFLALIAIVPSMVFSFTNNQLIQAFGGTSVLIMVGVVLDTLAKIESQLKMYDYESFFK; from the coding sequence GTGCTAACCGGTTTGAAGAATACGTTCCGCATTAAGGAACTTCGCGGAAAGATTCTCTTCACCGTAGCCATGCTGCTGCTCTATCGCATCGGTGCGCACTTGCCAGTACCTGGCATCCCTTTCCAGGGGATGCTGGGTCTTTCCCTAAATAGCGGCAATTCAATTGCTGGTGGCGCCATGGCATTGCTCAACCTGTTCTCAGGTGGAGCGCTGTCCTACGTATCGGTGTTCTCGCTCGGTATCATGCCCTACATTACCAGCTCCATTATTATGCAGCTGTTCCAGGGCATTATCCCAAGCTTGCACGAGCTGTCGCGTGAGGGTGAAGTTGGTCAGACCAAGATTACCCAGTATTCACGCTATCTTACTTTAGGCCTTGGTGTTCTCAATGCCATTGGTTATTTGTTCTTATTCAAGAGCTTTGGCATCAGCTTTACTGGTGCCGGTGCTCCGGAGTGGATATTCGACGTTATGGTAGTTGGCACGCTGGTAGGCGGTGCCATGCTCATCATGTGGATTGGCGAGCTTATCACTCAGCACGGTATTGGCAACGGTATGAGTCTTATCATCTTTGCCAATATTATGGCTGGCTTGCCCAAAGCAATTTTTAGGTCCTCATCGGGCAGCACTACTGACATGGTTTTAACGGCTGTTATCTTCGTCGTTATCCTTTGTGTGATTCCGCTCATTGTCTATCTTGAGCGTGGTCAGCGTCGTATTCCGGTGCAGTATGCCAAGCGCGTTGTCGGTCGTCGCATTATGGGTGGTCAGTCAACCTATCTGCCCATTAAGGTCAATACAGCAGGCGTTGTGCCTATCATCTTTGCGAGTGCTTTGCTTTACTTCCCAGCACAAATTGCGGTGTTCTTCCCCAATGTGGCATGGGTGCAAGCCTTTGCTAATACCTTGTCAACGGGATGGGTTAACTGGCTGCTTAACGTGCTTATGATTGTCTTCTTTGCATATTTCTATACGTCAATGGTGTTTAACCCAGACGATACAGCGGACAATCTAAAGAAGCAGGGTGGCTTTATTCCAGGTGTTCGCCCAGGCAAAGCAACGGCTCTGTATATCAAGAACGCACTCAACAAGATTACCTTGCCCTCGGCAATATTCTTGGCTCTCATTGCCATTGTGCCGTCTATGGTGTTCTCATTTACAAACAACCAGCTAATTCAGGCCTTCGGTGGTACGTCGGTACTGATTATGGTTGGCGTTGTTCTTGATACGCTGGCAAAGATTGAGAGCCAGCTCAAGATGTATGACTACGAAAGCTTCTTTAAGTAA